Genomic window (Lycium barbarum isolate Lr01 chromosome 2, ASM1917538v2, whole genome shotgun sequence):
CTTTGTTGAATCTTTAAAGATTAGCTTTAATTTTTAATCTTTGTTGAATCTTTCACAAAATTCTAACTTTTTTCCAAGCTTAAATACCTTTTTTTAATCCAATGTCACATTTTTATTGTCCCTGAAGGCAATTCTGCACCTGTTGGTTCACCAATTGCACTTTTAGCTGAATCTGAAGATGAAATTTCACTTGCCAAATCAACCCCAACAACAGCCACTACTTCCAGTTCCAGTCAAGAAATGACTGGAACTCAGGCTGCTGCTGCTAATGTAACCGAAGAGGCTGCTTCGGTTACTCCAGTAGCAGCAGCAGCGGCAGTTTTGTCCTCTTCTGGGGGGCCGGTGAAAATGGGGTCGTCCATTCACCCGGCTTCAGAAGGGGGAAAGAGGGTGGTGGCGTCGCCATATGCTAAGAAACTTGCTAAAGAATTTGGATTGGATTTGAGGGGATTGGTTGGGAGTGGGCCTAATGGGAGGATTGTAGCAAAGGATGTTGAAGCAGCAGCTAGTTCTGCTCCAGTGGCCGCAGTGGGGGCCACTGCTGCGAAGCCACCACCAGCAGCTCCAGGAGTAGAATTGGGGACGACTGTGCCATTTACGACAATGCAGAATGCAGTGAGTAGAAATATGGTGGAGAGTTTGGCAGTTCCAACTTTTAGAGTGGGGTATACTATTACTACTAATGCCCTTGATGCTCTCTACAAGAAGGTATATGATTGTTTGCTTTGTCTTATTTAGTTGAGTAGTTGTAAAGGTTTGGGCTTTGGAATAAACTGAGGAAGTTTATGCTATGTCATAGTTTGGATAAGCTGAAAATGCTAGCTGAAGTGTTATAACTTGAATTTCAGTAGAGAAATATatttaggggtcatttggttgctggttaggaagTGAATTATTCATGTATTGAGACCAGCATAACTGGTACCTGTTTGATAGCATCTTAGttgctatgtataaaattcaGCACACTAAGTGCGGTGTTTGGTTACCAGTTTACAatccgcataactaatacatgtatatgttatgagggaatttatgtattatttatgTAGGGTAGAAGATGTAATAactatacatgaataactaaaccctacatAACTAATCCCTACATAACTATAACCAACAACCAAACGACCCGTTACTGCAATATCTTGACTTTTTTCTTTTGGATAATTGTATCTGAGAATAGGCAAATTGGAGTGGACTTCTATGCTAATTCCTAGATTCCTACATGCCCAACCTTGATAATGTTTTAGTAAACTTTAAGATAAGCAGTTCCGTTTCTTTTAGttttcaacttttcatcattTCAGTTCCTAAACGTATTAGTGAATTTATAGGTCAAGTCGAAAGGAGTGACGATGACAGCATTGTTGGCAAAAGCCACAGCACTCGCATTGGTGAAACATCCAGTTGTGAACTCTAGTTGCAGAGATGGGAAGAGTTTCACATATAACAGCAGTATTAACATTGCTGTTGCAGTGGCCATCGATGGTGGTTTGATTACTCCTGTACTTCAGGATGCTGATAAGGTTAGTTTGAAATCAAATTTCAGTAATCTAAATTTCACATGGCCTCCCTTCCTTAGGTTATCGTGAGGTGATTTATTTGATTCTGTAATCCTTCCAGGTTGATTTATACTCATTGTCAAGGAAATGGAAAGAGTTGGTTGATAAGGCCCGGGCTAAGCAACTCCAACCCCATGAATACACAACAGGTATTGCTATTACATTTGATGAGTGATCAGGATTTAATTTGATAGAGGTTTCTATTTATATATACCTATCACCAACTGATCACATTGGATAAAGTATTTATTTGGATTAGTCTACCATAATTATTTCTGAAGTCCATATGACCAAGGCTCACACTCACTCAGTAGACTGATATATGTCTGGAACTGATTAAGAGATAGGAGTTAGTCTGCTACTAAGAGACCTATATATTTGGAGATAGCATTAATGTTTCTTCAAAGCTTCTTTTCCATATGTGCACGTCCTCGCCTTGAATTTGAGAACTTGTAACTGATCATCAAAATCCTGGTATTATAGTTTGTTGTTTGAGCTAAGTTGCCTTTAAAACTCCAAATGAGAAATTGAAGTACTCATGCTTACCCAATTTCAGTGGTATCAAAAGCGAAAaacgcaaaaaagctctaaggtcagctggggctttaagcgcaaataaagcgtgggctttaatgaaaaaaggcgcaatggtgcaaaaatacaaatcTATATATGTTTAATCCAAGattaataacaaatatatggacaaatgaattgtaaaaacattacgaTAAAATGAAATATGGATTCTCTAGTGTCACcccttcaagagaggctcattggctaggaaaagtatgtcttagagccttgatgatgacactgaagcgcacataaagcgaggcgaagcgctcaacatgttttgagcctcgctttgGGGTTTAAGtaaagcgcgcctttgacaacactgccaATTTCATGCACTATGGATGGTTAACCATTTTATGAGTTGAGGCTACAATATAAAACCAATAGTTggttacttttttttattttttattagtaGTTTGTGTTGCCTCAAGTGTCATAAATTCGGGATGGAGGAGTACTTTATTCATTGGGATAGTTGGTCTGCTTCTTTTATAAGGTATCAACCCCTACTTAAAGTGAAAATCAGTGCTTTCTGGTTTTTTTCCCTGGGTTTTAGTTGGGGTTGGGCAGAAATGTGAGCGTTCTATTTGTCAAGATATTACTAAACATGCAATTTGATATGGTTGGATTCTtgtgttcttgttttttttttttttttttttttaatgcttagGTTAAGAAAGACACGTCTAGTTAGGACCATGTCTGTATTAGTGAGATAATAGCATAGCAATCTCAAATAATGTCTTCACTCAGCCAACTCTTTGGACCTTTGCTGAGGTTGAGAAGGTTGCAGGCAATCGAAAAGGAAAGGAGGTGAAATGATTGAATGAGATTAAACCTTTCAAATTTCACCAAGGGAGTCTAACTTAAACGTTTCAAGTTTGAACTTAGAAATGAGTATGGTAGGATGATGTAGCATACTACACGGCCTTgctgattttattttcttttttctcctttctcaATGCTCATCCTAATCTACAATTGGATCTTCAATGTCCCATGGGCAGTGTGACCTGTGAATGGATCTTTGAACCACCATACACCATTGCCTTCTAAGTTAAAATGTTTAATCCAGTCTTTCCACAAGGTCTTGTAGTACGGGGAATCGTATAGTAGAGATTTTATTATGGCAGCAAAAGTCCTCCTAAAGGGGGTTGCTAGCCTACCTCACAAAGGCACTCTTGCCAACTAATTGCCGGGCTTAGCTTTAACTCGCAATAGCTTGTGCACTATAATAAAAACAACTACTATAAATATTAAACACTCTATACCTAAGAGAGAAACAAGGGAGAATTTACCTAGAAGAAGACATTTAATTACACAGTTTTTACGAAGGGTACAATATGTCTTCCAACTAAAGGCTCTCTTATATAGGAGATGGAAAACTACTACCACTACTACCACTTACATTTATTGAATTTACATAGTACAGGTGGAATTCAAATAACACGATAAGTAGTCTTACACACATAAAGGACATAAAACTTAATGCTAGACAGTAGTAGCGGGGAATCTTTTACATTGTAGAGACTTATTAGGCAATGGCAAGACATATGAAATGGTGTAGATCTCTTCATGAACTAGAGAACAAGTCATAGGATAGAGTTATTTTTACGTCAAATAAGACAGAATTTGCTAGGTAATTAATTTAGATGGCCCAATCATTGCTTCTCCAAAAGGAACGAAAGGGGAAAGAGCAAGTCATATGGAAGAAGAATCACCATGGCAAAAGATATTTCACTTGAGCAGAAAACAAAAGATTGGCGAATAAAACAAGGTTCAAAGACAAGCATGATGAAGAGGGGTAGACTAAGGAacatttcacaagtcattaaactTTCTAGCCATTTTATTGTCAAGAGTGCCTTTGTGAGCTAGGCTAGCAAACCCCTGTAGGAGGACTTTTGCTGCCTTATTAAAATCTCTACTATAATTTTTATCATTCTACGATTCCCGGCCCTATGTTCAACCTTGTGGGCCACTTGAACTGCCAAGGGAGGTGGGGATCTGCAGAACAGGGGGTTATATGTCTCCTGGCCCCTGTAACACTATTGATATCCCTTCTAGGGCATGCTCTCATCTTCAGTGCcgaatttccattttttttatgtTTCTTCTTTTCCTTAAATTTATTTTTGATGTCCATTTTCTGTTGTTGGTGAAGTAAATCTTATACGCTTATGCCTTTGCACATTTTTGATGGTCTCCTAATAACTGTGTACTAAAAATAATCTTGGTAGACTACAAAACCGCATAACTATTTAGAGCTATGTGATGTTGTAGCCCAAAAATGATTACTTAGCTGTTCATGCATTTATGATGGAAGCATGAACATTAGCCCCTCTTGCAAGTAGAGACTAGGCCATTTCGTTGTAATTTGGCATGATTTTTCTGCACTGAAATGATAATTGGTTTGGACTTTGGATGTACTCAATCAAAGAGTATTATTTTGTTGCATGACTCCTTACAGAGAAAGAAAGTAAAATCTATGTTGCGTGGAGTACTCTTCAAAATTCATGTCGCACCCGTGTCAACATACATAGGTGTGGGTTTGGGATAGATACATGATTTGGTCAACTTACCTTGGGTGCTTTGACTACATTCTATGACCGAGAAGTATAGATTGATTGGGTGtttggtttatatatatatatatatatatatatatatatacatatatatgaaaatgCTTTTCAATTACGCAAGATATCTTATGAATAAAATATTGGTGTTTATAAAGAATAaagttatactccctctgtttcaatttatgtgaacctatttcctttttagtccgtgccaaaatgaatgacatctttcctaatttgaaaacaaattcactttatgaaatgatttacagccacacaaatattcaagacttattttgaaccacaagtttcaaaagtcttcactctttcttaaatgtcgtgcccagtcaaatgggttcacataaattgaaacggagggagtattagtttTAGTTCAATAATTTTAACCAATCAAAATGTGTAGTTTATTTGTCGTAATATACATTTATTGGCCATATCCCAGCACCCATATCCTCTCTCAAATCCATACCCCCGAATCCGAAATTTTATGTGATGAAGAATCCGACCTCTAGATCTGCACCCCTATAGgatacccgcacccgagtccgagcaacatagggtAAAATGAAAATTAACTACCTAGACTATAGACCAAATATCAACATATGAGTAAGGGAATGTCTATTTCTCGTCTCCATCCCGGGAGATCAGTTAAGCTAGCTGTGTCTAGTAAGTTTCTTTTTTTGCAGTACAACAACTACACCTCAGTCCTAAACAAGTTGGGGTCGGCTATATGAAACCCCACTTCTTCATTTAAGCTCTTTTCTTTGTATTCAGCTGACTTACAAGTTGGGTCGGCTATATGAAATCCCCACTTCTTCATATAAGCTCTTTTCTTTGTATTCAGCTGATTTCTCTGCTTTTGCATGTCCAAGATTCTTGTTGCTCATCTGTTGCTTAGGCCTTTGATTATTTTGGCTGTTGGGATTTGTTCTGCAGGCACTTTTACTCTATCCAACCTTGGGATGTTTGGCGTTGACCGCTTTGATGCCATCTTACCGCCAGGAACTGTAAGTCCCAGTCGTAGATACTCATCTGTTCGCTGTTCTGCCTCCTGCCTGATATGTGAATACTTCTGGTAATGTTTCTGATGTGGGCTCAACTTTTTTCTAGGGTGCAATTATGGCTGTAGGAGCATCTCAACCCGCACTTGTTGGCACCAAGGATGGTCGAATTGGCATGAAAAACCAAATGCAGGTAGAGTGATGATTTATGTTTGCTATTGATCTTGTTCTTTATCTCAAATAAACACTTAGGATTTTGGTATTATCAATCTGTTGATGCTTAAGCTATAAAATGCTAAAAATTCCAGGTCAATGTCACTGCTGATCATCGGGTAATATATGGTGCTGATTTGGCTTCATTCCTGCAAACCTTAGCACAGATAATTGAGGACCCTAAAGACCTTACCCTTTAGGCTCGTCTTCATTGTGGGAGATTAGAGGTTTTGCAGTGTAATTTGCTTTAGTTTCAGCCAGAAGCTTCATGGAGTGAACAGAAACCAGAGCATCATCTTAGTCATAATTCAGAAGATCAATGGGAATGGATGATTAGGTCATTTATTTGCTTGGttaatctttttctttttgttgaagTGTAAACTCATAAGGACATTATTCACGGGTGCCATAAATTATGGCCTGATGATGAGCTCTTTGTTTCATCAATCAAATATTGTTGCAAAACTTTCAATTGATTCTAAATTAAAGAGTGTTTGGCAATTTCAGTTCTATCTGCAGTTCACTACTGCCATTATAAAATTGCTTTAAGCTTATTTCCAGTTTAATGCTGCAATATGTCATCCAAATATGAGATCCCACAAGGAAAACATCTAGAAAAAGGATTACTCACATTTCCATCCACAAGGAAAACAACTAGAAAGATTGCTATACTAAGGGCATCTTTTACATGAAAGAAGTTTTGTAATACAAATTGGATTCATTCCCAAAGACCTTTTGTACATATGACACATGAATAAGAAAAATGGACTATATTACAATGCGAACTGATATCATATTCAAAGTTATGTAGCTATTATCATCATATACCTATATGTATACTAATATGTATAAACTGGCAAAATTGGCATATTCTGCATAGTTCACAAACACCTTCACCACTTGAGGCTCCTCCccataagaaaagaaaaaaaacaagcaAATAAGAAAACCATCTTCGCAATTTTCTCTTCAACTTTCCTTTGACATCCGATTACCTTGCATTGAGAAGCATCCGAAGCACGCTCTTCATTTTTGGCCGGCCTTCTGGTGAGACACTAACACAAACTAGAGCAATTTTGAGGACTGCTAACATCTGGCTCTTAACACTGAGTGATGTTTTACTAACACTAGAATCAAGAATGTGATCCCACTTGCTGTGCTGCTCAGAGCTGCTCAACACCGACTTGGCTAACTCGGTTCCCTGACTAACTGCAGGCTTTCCTGTCAACAATTCCAGCAGGACCACCCCAAAGCTATACACATTTCCAGCCATTGTGACTCTCATGGTGTATGCATATTCTGTAACAACAAAAGGAAATGCATCACTAAATCAATGTTTTAACTTTGAGGCTTCTCATGTTATAGCTGTAAAGCTGGGGAAAATACATCAAAAATCAAAAGACAGTTCAACACTGTTTCGTGGTGGTAGGATATAATGAAATCTTGGGTTTGAAAACAACAATAACCATATGAAGATTATAGACAAAAAATGAGTTAAAAGCATGGTACGGGGGTTAGAACAAAAAATGTATCATATTTTCTTTTGAAACACGTCACATTTTCCATAAGGAGTATAAATCAATGTTGAAGGATGTTAAACTTAAACCAAGTAATAGTTGATACCTGGAGGAATATAACCGACAGAACCAGCAACAGCAGAAAAGCTGCCTGTGCTTTTGGAAGGATCGATGACCTTGTAGAGTTCAATGTCTCCTATCTGAGCCTCATTTTGGGACTTCAAGAGAATGCTCTTGCTGGAAAGGTCAAGGAGGAGGATGGGACTCGTGTCACATCCATGAAGAAAGGCTAAACCCTGAGCTACTCCAATAGCTATGCTGTAACGACTTGCCCAATCTAACGAGTAGCCCAAGCTACCACGAAGAACATCATATAAGGTGCCAATGGGAGCAAATTCATACAAGAGATAAGCGCTATCAGCAGCCAAAAGATAGCCTAGTGGAATCATGACATTTGAATTATTCAGCTTTCCAATATTCTTTAGCTCTTCCCCAAATAGTTCATGACTTCCCAACTGAAATATTTTGTCGCTCCAATTAAGCTTCTTGACAAAATAGGTCGTACCGGATGGCATAAGAGCTTTATAGTAGGTTGAGAATCTAGTCTTGAACACAACGTTGGAGGGATTAGACACTGCTACCATGGCCCTGGCAAAGTCTATATTTGACTTGTGAATGCTGTTGGCAGTCAAAACCTTTCCCTGGATGACAGGGGATTGAGAAATTTCTTCTCCTGAGTGAAAATGTTCATCATTGATCCTGTAATATCTTCTAGAGATTGAAATAGCAATTGCCACAAAAAGGGAAATTGCCGCTACACATGCGATTGggacaacaacagcaacaactacagattttcttcccttttttgcaGCTTGTGGTGGAGCAACCGGGGAAGAATGGATCAGCTCCCTATTTCCACTTGTATCAACACTGACAAATTTTCCAAACGATGGAACAACTCCAGAGAGTTGGTTGTTCGAAAGCACCAAAATAGTCAAGCCTCCCATTCTAGTCAGGAAATCGGGAATCTGACCCGAGAACCTGTTGTAAGAGAGATCCAAAACTTCCAATGAAGTTAATCCAGAAAGACTAACTGGTATAGGCCCTTGAAAATAATTGTGACTCAGATTCAAAGCTATCTGTAAACTCAACGGCATCTCGGGAATACGCCCACCAAGTTGGTTCCCTCCAAGTTGGAGTTCTAACAGCTGATATAAATTTTTAATGTCTATCGGAATTCCACCACTTAGTTTATTCCCCTGCAAGTTCAAGTTTGTAAGATTTATCAAACTTGATAACGAACTCGGTATGGAACCAGTCAATGAATTCCCGCTGATATTGAGCCTCTGCAATCTGTTCAACTGTGAAATGTTGCTTGGAATTTCACCAACGAGGCTATTGAACTGAAGACTCAGTACCTGAAGATTAGAAATATCACCCAACTCTACAGGAATAGGACCACTCAGATTATTTTGAGCTAAGTTCAAAAGGGCCAATTTTTGGCACTTTCCCAATTTAGAAGGAATTGGTCCACTTAGGTGGTTGTTATCCAGCTCCAAGTAGGTCAAACTTTGAAGACTTCCAAAGGAAACAGATGGAAATGATCCACTCAAAGAATTTTGCCCCAATCTCAACC
Coding sequences:
- the LOC132627124 gene encoding dihydrolipoyllysine-residue acetyltransferase component 5 of pyruvate dehydrogenase complex, chloroplastic, coding for MSHLLQSTFIPTTPTTLDRSLIFPRTHLRKTHVVESKIREIFMPALSSTMTEGKIISWVKTEGDKLAKGESVVVVESDKADMDVESFYDGYLATIIVPEGNSAPVGSPIALLAESEDEISLAKSTPTTATTSSSSQEMTGTQAAAANVTEEAASVTPVAAAAAVLSSSGGPVKMGSSIHPASEGGKRVVASPYAKKLAKEFGLDLRGLVGSGPNGRIVAKDVEAAASSAPVAAVGATAAKPPPAAPGVELGTTVPFTTMQNAVSRNMVESLAVPTFRVGYTITTNALDALYKKVKSKGVTMTALLAKATALALVKHPVVNSSCRDGKSFTYNSSINIAVAVAIDGGLITPVLQDADKVDLYSLSRKWKELVDKARAKQLQPHEYTTGTFTLSNLGMFGVDRFDAILPPGTGAIMAVGASQPALVGTKDGRIGMKNQMQVNVTADHRVIYGADLASFLQTLAQIIEDPKDLTL
- the LOC132627123 gene encoding leucine-rich repeat receptor-like tyrosine-protein kinase PXC3 — encoded protein: MNLRYAPHIVIFLFFSFQLVFSRLPTNQINTMRSVYDMLQNNTGTSFVWNGNDKTSTPCSWRGISCNSDNSSITKVSFPLFSISSSDFLPLICQISTLESLDVSQNHLSSIPNEFITSCGGISGLKLLNLSRNKLVGILPSFTGFGKLESLDFSHNNLNGKVELQLSGLNSLKSLNLSYNQFIGSVPTSLGKFNLLEELQLSANSFQGEFPTQIVKFGNLTLIDLSLNNLSGVIPDRLGELSKLQVLILSSNILNGTIPQSLMNIKTLTRFAANLNGFVGSIPIGLTKNLRNLDLSFNDLNGTIPQDLLSPLNLQFVDLTSNKLRGPVPASMSVNLIRLRLGQNSLSGSFPSVSFGSLQSLTYLELDNNHLSGPIPSKLGKCQKLALLNLAQNNLSGPIPVELGDISNLQVLSLQFNSLVGEIPSNISQLNRLQRLNISGNSLTGSIPSSLSSLINLTNLNLQGNKLSGGIPIDIKNLYQLLELQLGGNQLGGRIPEMPLSLQIALNLSHNYFQGPIPVSLSGLTSLEVLDLSYNRFSGQIPDFLTRMGGLTILVLSNNQLSGVVPSFGKFVSVDTSGNRELIHSSPVAPPQAAKKGRKSVVVAVVVPIACVAAISLFVAIAISISRRYYRINDEHFHSGEEISQSPVIQGKVLTANSIHKSNIDFARAMVAVSNPSNVVFKTRFSTYYKALMPSGTTYFVKKLNWSDKIFQLGSHELFGEELKNIGKLNNSNVMIPLGYLLAADSAYLLYEFAPIGTLYDVLRGSLGYSLDWASRYSIAIGVAQGLAFLHGCDTSPILLLDLSSKSILLKSQNEAQIGDIELYKVIDPSKSTGSFSAVAGSVGYIPPEYAYTMRVTMAGNVYSFGVVLLELLTGKPAVSQGTELAKSVLSSSEQHSKWDHILDSSVSKTSLSVKSQMLAVLKIALVCVSVSPEGRPKMKSVLRMLLNAR